Proteins encoded together in one Candidatus Bathyarchaeota archaeon window:
- a CDS encoding glycoside hydrolase family 57 protein: MPDICLGFEVHQPFRINKDFHEEMGRGKSFEQLFDLYFDNDWNRSILQRVANKCYIPANEIILRNIEYFKREKKQFKVAFSLSGVLIEQLERWAPDALDSFKRLAESGCVELLDQTYYHSLSSLFSAERGEFIEQIILHSRLMEEVFGFKPNVFENTEFIYNNSIAKTLESMGYKGVFTEGTERILGWRSPNYLYKADGADIALLLRNYRLSDDVAFRFSARDWPGWPLTADKYAAWLSVTPGQCINIFMDYETFGEHQWPETGVMEFLKWLPGEVLKYENLRFKTPSEIIDSHPPVDTVSVHDFSTVSWADLERDTHAWIGNNMQRTSFRALKGLEPYVKRARSETVLRLWRLLQISDHLYYMYTEAGAPGLVHGYFSLQPPVKVFWAFSRILSDFYERVAGQLDEPERTLLRLLRIFPPDKAFHFHENDAYINLSAHSLEEFLEVLEIASERSILSHFKKRDFEKWIRYVIGDDELADEISRVEGRDGAELRRELINRINRRLLSLMPREA; encoded by the coding sequence ATGCCTGATATATGTCTGGGTTTCGAGGTCCATCAACCCTTCAGGATCAACAAAGATTTCCACGAAGAGATGGGTAGAGGAAAGAGTTTTGAGCAGCTTTTCGATCTATACTTCGATAATGATTGGAATAGGAGTATACTGCAGAGGGTGGCTAATAAATGCTATATCCCCGCCAATGAGATAATCCTCAGGAATATAGAGTACTTCAAGCGTGAGAAGAAACAGTTTAAAGTAGCCTTCAGCCTCTCAGGGGTTTTGATAGAGCAGTTGGAGCGATGGGCGCCCGACGCCCTCGATTCTTTTAAGAGGCTGGCTGAGAGCGGCTGCGTCGAGCTCCTCGATCAGACCTATTATCATTCCCTCTCCAGCCTATTCTCGGCCGAGAGGGGAGAATTCATTGAGCAAATCATCTTACACAGCCGCCTCATGGAGGAGGTGTTCGGCTTTAAACCCAACGTCTTCGAGAACACAGAGTTCATCTACAACAACTCAATAGCGAAGACCTTAGAGAGCATGGGATATAAAGGAGTATTTACGGAAGGCACTGAGCGTATCTTGGGATGGCGATCCCCCAACTACTTGTACAAGGCTGACGGAGCGGATATAGCCTTACTCCTAAGAAATTATAGGCTCTCAGACGACGTCGCCTTCAGGTTTTCAGCCAGGGATTGGCCGGGCTGGCCTTTAACCGCCGATAAATATGCTGCCTGGCTCTCGGTTACACCCGGCCAATGTATAAATATATTCATGGATTATGAGACCTTCGGCGAGCATCAATGGCCTGAGACGGGCGTAATGGAGTTCCTTAAGTGGCTACCAGGGGAGGTTTTAAAGTATGAGAATCTCCGGTTCAAAACGCCCTCCGAGATTATAGATTCGCATCCACCTGTGGACACGGTGTCTGTACACGATTTCTCCACGGTCTCATGGGCGGATTTGGAGCGGGACACCCACGCCTGGATCGGCAATAATATGCAGAGAACAAGTTTCCGGGCGTTAAAGGGATTGGAGCCTTACGTGAAGAGGGCTCGGAGCGAGACGGTCCTCAGGTTATGGAGGCTTCTCCAAATAAGCGATCACCTCTACTACATGTACACCGAGGCGGGGGCTCCAGGGCTCGTCCACGGCTACTTCAGCCTGCAACCTCCCGTGAAGGTTTTCTGGGCCTTCTCGAGGATATTATCGGACTTTTACGAGAGGGTGGCGGGGCAACTCGACGAGCCGGAGAGGACTCTTCTACGCCTCTTGCGAATCTTCCCGCCGGATAAGGCCTTCCACTTCCACGAAAACGATGCCTACATTAATCTTTCAGCCCATTCCCTGGAGGAATTCTTAGAAGTACTCGAGATCGCTTCAGAGAGATCCATCTTATCCCACTTCAAAAAAAGGGATTTCGAGAAGTGGATCAGATACGTAATAGGAGATGATGAGCTGGCAGATGAGATAAGCCGAGTGGAGGGGAGAGATGGAGCGGAACTTAGGAGGGAGCTCATAAACCGCATCAATAGGAGGCTACTAAGTCTAATGCCAAGGGAAGCCTGA
- a CDS encoding glycosyltransferase family 4 protein has translation MRIAFFAWEYPPALVGGLGTYAENMSRKFVEMGHDVAVFSLNTGGLPTREVVKGVEVHRPLLTDASKIFPFISRELERWGVNVRFFSDVFLYNILSVSKLSNDLIKKQGYRYDVICFHDWLNSIAGLIAKSELRVPTIFHVHSTEWGRVGNGSEIVKSLEEAAAREADGLVTVSHAMKEDLTRHGWPERKIHVIWNGVDPDKYNPEKCDMEEVKAIRAKHGVREDENLILFIGRLTWVKGVRNLIQAMPPVLDRYPDTKLLILGRGEEQRDIAELASRLNIGDKVIYRFEFVPEEERILYYAASDVCVFPSIYEPFGIVSLEAMAMEKPVVVGARGVVGFREQVIPSGPDQNGLHVDGGNPMDIAWGIVETLSDKERAKTWGKNGRRRVLQYFTWDKAAEQTIKCYNNYIQAGR, from the coding sequence CTGAGGATAGCGTTCTTCGCTTGGGAGTATCCACCAGCCCTCGTCGGAGGATTGGGTACCTACGCTGAGAACATGAGTAGGAAGTTCGTGGAGATGGGACATGACGTTGCAGTGTTCTCTCTAAACACGGGAGGCTTACCTACAAGGGAAGTGGTGAAAGGAGTTGAGGTGCACAGGCCACTCCTCACAGATGCATCCAAGATATTCCCATTCATATCCAGAGAGTTGGAGCGTTGGGGAGTGAACGTAAGGTTCTTCAGCGATGTCTTCCTGTACAATATCCTCTCGGTTTCAAAGCTTTCCAATGACCTGATCAAGAAGCAAGGTTATAGATACGATGTTATCTGTTTTCACGACTGGCTCAACAGCATAGCTGGACTCATAGCTAAGAGCGAGCTTAGAGTTCCAACGATATTTCATGTCCATTCCACCGAATGGGGTAGGGTGGGAAACGGCTCCGAGATAGTTAAGTCCTTGGAAGAGGCTGCAGCCAGAGAAGCGGACGGTTTGGTTACTGTTAGCCATGCCATGAAGGAGGATCTTACGAGGCACGGCTGGCCTGAAAGGAAGATACATGTCATATGGAACGGGGTCGACCCAGATAAGTATAATCCTGAGAAGTGCGACATGGAGGAGGTGAAGGCCATAAGGGCGAAGCATGGAGTTAGAGAGGACGAGAACCTGATCCTGTTCATAGGGCGGCTCACATGGGTTAAAGGAGTCAGGAACCTCATCCAGGCTATGCCCCCCGTACTGGACAGGTATCCGGACACAAAGCTTCTAATCTTAGGGAGAGGTGAGGAGCAGAGGGACATCGCTGAGCTGGCCTCAAGGCTCAACATAGGCGATAAGGTGATCTACCGTTTCGAGTTCGTCCCGGAGGAGGAAAGGATACTCTACTACGCGGCATCGGATGTCTGCGTCTTCCCCTCCATCTACGAGCCATTCGGCATAGTAAGTTTAGAAGCCATGGCCATGGAGAAGCCGGTCGTCGTGGGGGCGAGGGGCGTCGTAGGATTCAGGGAACAGGTTATACCTTCAGGGCCAGACCAGAACGGGCTACACGTGGATGGAGGCAACCCCATGGATATCGCATGGGGAATCGTGGAGACCCTTTCAGATAAGGAGAGGGCTAAGACTTGGGGTAAGAACGGAAGGAGGAGGGTGCTGCAATATTTCACATGGGATAAGGCTGCGGAACAAACCATAAAATGCTACAACAATTATATTCAAGCCGGGAGATAA
- a CDS encoding aminotransferase class IV produces the protein MLSGWFISMEPVFYVNGEFLPQSRASLSVLDIGFLRGFGVFDFTITYEREPFRLRDHLERLRNSAGIIGLDLPWSLEELKALVYETLDRNPEGEQGIRIIVTGGESPDSLSLSGQPSLVIIVKPLRAYPREFFTKGIRVITFPARREIPEAKTLNYIHAIRALKQAKMKGAEDAIYSWGGALYECTACSLFAVKDGKIITAGRGVLDGITRRTVLELIRDRIPIEYRFIRTSEISSLDEAFLTSSSHEVMPITVIDDIRIGDGKPGPVTREVMRLFGEYTGKELPHEP, from the coding sequence ATGCTGAGTGGATGGTTCATCTCCATGGAGCCCGTCTTCTATGTGAACGGAGAGTTCCTCCCCCAAAGCCGTGCGTCCTTAAGCGTCTTAGATATAGGCTTCCTCAGGGGTTTCGGCGTCTTCGACTTCACTATCACCTATGAGCGTGAACCATTTAGGCTGAGAGATCATTTAGAGAGGCTTAGGAATTCCGCTGGGATTATAGGGCTCGATCTTCCATGGAGCCTGGAGGAATTGAAGGCCTTAGTCTATGAAACCCTAGATAGAAACCCTGAGGGTGAGCAGGGTATAAGGATCATCGTCACCGGCGGGGAGAGCCCCGATTCCCTCAGCCTATCCGGGCAGCCTAGCCTAGTGATCATAGTCAAACCTTTGAGGGCTTATCCCAGGGAGTTCTTCACTAAGGGCATAAGGGTTATCACTTTCCCGGCTAGGAGGGAAATCCCCGAGGCTAAGACTCTAAATTATATCCATGCGATAAGGGCCCTAAAACAGGCCAAGATGAAGGGAGCCGAGGATGCCATCTACTCCTGGGGCGGCGCCCTCTATGAATGCACTGCGTGCAGCCTCTTCGCCGTCAAAGATGGAAAGATCATCACGGCAGGGAGGGGCGTCCTAGACGGGATAACGAGGAGAACGGTCTTAGAACTTATCCGCGACAGGATACCTATAGAATACAGGTTTATAAGGACTTCAGAAATATCCTCGCTGGATGAGGCTTTCCTGACATCATCAAGCCACGAGGTTATGCCCATCACCGTCATAGATGATATAAGGATAGGGGACGGTAAACCCGGACCAGTGACGAGGGAGGTCATGAGGCTCTTCGGAGAGTACACGGGGAAAGAACTCCCCCATGAGCCTTGA
- a CDS encoding dihydrodipicolinate reductase: MSLEVVGDMGRSVNVGLYGVGEISSLIARELLNRGWAHIVSAIDVAEGKVGRDLGEVLGLPHRLGLRIARSLEDAFQEFRPDIIVHATTSNLKDVYPQISECVERGVNVISTCEELVYPYWGNAELAHELDKCAKKQGVSVLGTGVNPGFIMDTLPIVMTCPCLEVEKINVTRVMDSGKRRSSYQRKIGTGLTLEEFREKVAKREITGHVGLSVSIAMIAEAIGWSLKDIVEEPPEPVLADETVETSYTTIKKGSVAGLKSTAYGLRDGEEKIRLNFISHAGVKDEYDYIEIKGKPSIRMRIEGGIHGDIGTAAIIINSIPKVISSTPGLHTMMDLPIPSAALKGVDG, translated from the coding sequence ATGAGCCTTGAAGTGGTGGGGGATATGGGCCGTTCCGTCAACGTTGGGTTATATGGGGTGGGGGAGATATCGAGTTTAATAGCGAGGGAGCTGCTCAATAGAGGATGGGCGCACATAGTATCAGCTATAGATGTGGCTGAAGGGAAGGTCGGGAGAGACCTAGGCGAAGTATTGGGGTTGCCGCATAGACTAGGCTTAAGGATCGCTAGGAGCCTGGAAGATGCCTTTCAGGAATTCAGACCCGACATAATCGTCCACGCCACAACCTCAAACCTTAAGGATGTATACCCCCAGATAAGCGAATGCGTAGAGAGAGGGGTGAACGTCATCTCCACGTGCGAGGAACTAGTATACCCATACTGGGGGAACGCGGAGCTCGCCCATGAATTAGATAAGTGTGCGAAGAAACAAGGGGTCTCCGTTCTAGGCACAGGAGTAAATCCCGGCTTTATAATGGATACGCTGCCCATAGTTATGACGTGTCCGTGCCTGGAAGTGGAGAAGATAAATGTTACGAGGGTCATGGACTCAGGTAAACGTAGGAGCAGCTACCAGAGGAAGATTGGAACGGGCTTAACGCTGGAGGAGTTCAGGGAGAAAGTTGCCAAGAGGGAGATCACCGGGCATGTAGGCCTGAGCGTCTCCATTGCCATGATAGCCGAGGCGATAGGATGGAGCCTAAAGGACATAGTAGAGGAGCCGCCCGAACCGGTATTAGCCGATGAAACTGTAGAGACCAGCTACACCACGATCAAGAAAGGCTCGGTGGCAGGACTGAAGAGTACGGCATACGGCTTAAGAGACGGGGAGGAGAAGATAAGGCTCAATTTCATATCCCACGCCGGAGTAAAAGATGAATACGACTACATCGAGATAAAGGGTAAGCCCTCCATAAGGATGAGGATAGAAGGTGGAATACACGGGGACATAGGAACAGCGGCGATCATAATAAACTCTATTCCCAAGGTCATAAGCTCCACGCCGGGCCTGCATACCATGATGGATCTACCTATACCATCAGCCGCCCTAAAGGGCGTCGATGGATAA
- a CDS encoding translation elongation factor-like protein produces MEEVGREVGRVTHYYSKIGVAVIELKAPLAKGDTILIKGSTTNLEQKVESMQIEHKDIERAEAGQAIGLKVKDRVREGDVVYKIS; encoded by the coding sequence ATGGAAGAAGTTGGGAGAGAGGTTGGAAGGGTAACTCACTACTATTCAAAGATAGGTGTAGCGGTGATAGAGTTGAAAGCGCCCTTAGCTAAGGGGGATACAATCCTCATAAAGGGCAGCACCACCAATCTAGAACAGAAGGTTGAATCAATGCAGATAGAGCATAAAGATATAGAAAGGGCGGAGGCAGGACAAGCCATAGGGTTAAAGGTGAAAGATAGGGTAAGAGAGGGGGACGTCGTCTACAAGATCTCCTGA
- a CDS encoding DUF2283 domain-containing protein, protein MQNTQKMHIDLDEDGNLIGIEIWRAPQNAILSISRDIAGKLKLYLESQASISLPHLDLKCRWPELNL, encoded by the coding sequence ATGCAAAACACACAAAAGATGCATATTGACCTTGACGAAGACGGAAACCTTATAGGTATAGAAATATGGAGAGCCCCTCAAAATGCTATACTCTCGATATCAAGAGACATAGCTGGAAAATTAAAGCTATACCTAGAAAGCCAAGCTTCAATTAGCCTTCCCCATCTAGATCTGAAATGCAGATGGCCTGAGCTTAATTTATAG
- a CDS encoding branched-chain amino acid transaminase, whose protein sequence is MPIEKSDYIWMDGEFVPWDEAKIHVLSHALHYGTGVFEGIRAYWNGSNLLVFRLKDHIQRFINSMKIHWMSLPYGPEDLVEITLTLLRKNRLKTSSYIRPIAFRGLGEFGLNPMGSPVQCAIAAFPLGAYLKEGGVRVCTSVWRRVPDESMPSTAKTCGAYVTSTLAKAEALMRGFDEAILLDSRGFLSEGSGENLFLVIDGMIHTPSVASSILQGITRKTVIEIAKDEGFQVIERDILKSELYTCEEAFFTGTAAEITPILEADNRIIGGGSIGKVTLILRDILSKAALGKIERYKKWTTPVY, encoded by the coding sequence ATGCCCATTGAGAAGAGCGATTATATATGGATGGATGGAGAGTTCGTTCCGTGGGATGAGGCCAAGATTCACGTCCTATCCCATGCCCTCCACTACGGTACAGGGGTTTTCGAAGGTATCAGAGCCTACTGGAATGGGAGCAACCTCCTGGTATTCAGGCTCAAGGATCATATCCAAAGATTCATAAACTCCATGAAGATCCATTGGATGAGCCTTCCATATGGCCCTGAGGATCTCGTGGAAATAACCCTAACCCTCCTAAGAAAGAATCGTTTGAAGACAAGCTCGTACATAAGGCCTATCGCCTTCAGGGGACTGGGAGAGTTCGGATTGAACCCCATGGGATCCCCAGTTCAATGCGCCATCGCCGCCTTCCCCCTAGGGGCATACCTGAAGGAGGGGGGCGTTAGGGTATGCACCTCCGTGTGGAGGAGGGTCCCCGACGAGTCCATGCCTTCAACCGCTAAAACCTGCGGGGCCTACGTAACCTCGACGCTAGCTAAGGCTGAGGCCCTTATGAGGGGATTCGACGAGGCCATCCTTTTAGATAGTAGGGGATTCCTATCCGAAGGCTCGGGCGAGAACCTGTTCCTCGTGATCGACGGGATGATCCACACCCCATCCGTAGCCTCCTCGATACTTCAAGGTATAACACGTAAAACCGTGATCGAGATAGCTAAGGATGAAGGCTTCCAAGTCATCGAACGAGACATACTTAAATCAGAGCTTTACACATGCGAAGAGGCCTTCTTCACAGGAACGGCCGCCGAGATCACCCCGATCCTAGAAGCAGATAACAGGATCATAGGGGGCGGCTCCATCGGAAAAGTCACATTGATCCTGAGGGACATCCTCTCAAAAGCAGCTCTAGGTAAAATAGAGAGATATAAGAAATGGACGACTCCCGTATACTGA
- a CDS encoding sulfite exporter TauE/SafE family protein, with translation MTALELIAVLAAAMGIGAISSILGIGGGSLFVPLMVLGLGLDGRTAVGTSLFIILFTALSSTLAYAREHMIDYELALTLSLGTVPGSLIGAYTTRFISSSWLTIAFSVFLCLTAARMLIPPKAYREGSEGPRAQDTVRSLPDARWDRSIYRMQLKPGVAASFIAGFVSSLLGIGGGVVMVPAMNLLLGVPIHLSVAASMLIICFTSSSGVIVHWTLRQVSLYFGIVIAIGACIGAQIGAHTAYKIKPLMLKRLFGATLILISARMFLLGASNILR, from the coding sequence ATGACGGCGCTCGAGCTAATAGCAGTTTTAGCAGCCGCCATGGGGATAGGAGCCATATCATCCATCCTTGGGATAGGGGGAGGGTCCCTATTCGTCCCATTAATGGTCCTGGGCCTGGGTTTAGATGGAAGAACGGCGGTGGGCACAAGCCTCTTCATCATTCTATTTACAGCCTTATCCTCAACTCTGGCTTATGCAAGGGAGCATATGATAGACTACGAGCTGGCCCTGACCCTCAGCCTAGGCACGGTGCCAGGCAGCCTCATAGGAGCGTACACAACCAGGTTTATTTCGTCGTCCTGGCTCACCATCGCCTTCTCGGTATTCCTATGTTTAACGGCAGCTAGGATGCTGATCCCACCCAAGGCTTACCGAGAAGGGAGTGAAGGCCCCCGGGCTCAAGATACCGTACGGAGTTTACCAGACGCGAGATGGGACAGATCAATTTATAGGATGCAACTGAAGCCTGGCGTGGCGGCAAGCTTCATTGCAGGCTTCGTCTCGAGCCTCCTGGGTATAGGGGGAGGAGTCGTAATGGTTCCCGCCATGAACCTCCTTCTAGGCGTTCCTATACATCTCTCGGTGGCGGCTTCAATGCTCATCATATGCTTTACATCATCTTCGGGAGTGATAGTTCACTGGACTTTACGGCAGGTTTCCCTCTACTTTGGGATCGTGATAGCCATTGGAGCTTGCATCGGGGCGCAGATAGGGGCGCATACGGCCTATAAGATTAAACCGCTTATGCTTAAAAGGTTGTTCGGGGCGACCCTGATCTTGATCTCGGCTAGGATGTTCCTCCTAGGGGCGTCAAACATCCTAAGATAA